A window from Kovacikia minuta CCNUW1 encodes these proteins:
- the fumC gene encoding class II fumarate hydratase: protein MATSSMPNATRTETDSMGPIEVPADRYWGAQTQRSLRYFFIGEDLTPKEMIWALAIVKKAAALANLELGKLPEEKAQLIIQAAEEVIDGELDDHFPLRVWQTGSGTQSNMNVNEVIANRAIELVGGVLGSKNPIHPNDHVNMSQSSNDVFPTAMHISVAIALHQSLLPNLKKMRDALDEKAKAWAEIVKIGRTHLQDAVPLTLGQEFSGYVGQLDDNLKWIEAVLPDLYQLAIGGTAVGTGLNAPKGFAEKVASHISEITQLPFVSAPNKFTLMAAHDALVRTSGSLRTLAASLLKIANDIRFLGCGPRCGFAELHLPDNEPGSSIMPGKVNPTQCEAMTMVAAQVIGYDTAVAFAGSQGHFELNAYKPLIVFNLIQSINLLADSCNNFTDFLVVGLEPNQKKIDTFLNQSLMLVTALNPVIGYDKAAKVAKLASEKDLTLKQACLELGYVSAEDFDRIVDPYKMAHPQG from the coding sequence ATGGCGACTTCTTCTATGCCCAATGCAACTCGGACTGAAACGGACAGTATGGGGCCGATCGAAGTCCCTGCCGATCGCTATTGGGGGGCGCAAACCCAGCGATCGCTGCGATATTTCTTCATCGGTGAGGACTTGACCCCCAAGGAAATGATTTGGGCATTGGCGATCGTCAAGAAAGCGGCGGCGCTGGCAAATCTGGAATTGGGCAAATTGCCGGAGGAAAAAGCCCAGTTAATTATCCAGGCGGCAGAGGAAGTGATAGATGGCGAACTGGATGATCACTTTCCACTGCGCGTTTGGCAGACGGGCAGCGGCACTCAGAGCAATATGAATGTGAACGAGGTGATTGCCAATCGGGCGATCGAGCTTGTGGGAGGGGTTTTGGGTAGCAAAAATCCAATTCATCCCAACGATCACGTCAATATGTCCCAGTCCTCTAATGATGTGTTTCCCACCGCAATGCACATTTCGGTGGCGATCGCCCTGCACCAAAGCCTCCTGCCCAACCTTAAAAAAATGCGCGATGCTTTGGATGAAAAGGCAAAAGCCTGGGCAGAAATTGTCAAAATTGGGCGGACTCACCTGCAAGACGCCGTTCCCCTGACTCTAGGGCAGGAATTCTCCGGTTATGTGGGACAACTGGATGACAATCTGAAGTGGATCGAGGCAGTTTTACCCGATTTGTATCAACTGGCGATCGGGGGTACCGCTGTTGGCACCGGATTAAATGCACCCAAGGGCTTTGCCGAAAAAGTTGCCAGTCACATCAGCGAGATAACCCAACTTCCCTTTGTTTCTGCTCCCAATAAATTCACCTTGATGGCTGCCCACGATGCCCTCGTCCGTACCAGTGGCAGCCTCAGAACCCTGGCAGCCTCCCTGCTCAAAATTGCCAATGACATTCGCTTTCTGGGGTGTGGCCCCCGCTGTGGTTTTGCAGAACTTCACTTACCAGACAATGAACCCGGATCATCCATCATGCCAGGTAAGGTAAATCCGACCCAGTGTGAAGCCATGACCATGGTTGCAGCCCAGGTCATTGGCTATGACACTGCGGTTGCGTTTGCAGGCTCGCAGGGGCATTTTGAGTTAAATGCCTATAAGCCGCTAATCGTCTTCAACCTGATTCAGTCGATCAATTTACTGGCAGATAGCTGCAACAACTTTACGGATTTTCTTGTGGTGGGTCTGGAACCGAACCAGAAGAAAATTGATACCTTCCTGAACCAGTCTCTGATGTTGGTTACCGCGCTCAATCCTGTGATTGGATATGACAAAGCGGCGAAGGTGGCAAAACTCGCTTCTGAGAAGGATCTAACCCTCAAACAAGCCTGCCTGGAACTGGGCTATGTCTCCGCGGAAGACTTCGATCGCATCGTCGATCCCTACAAAATGGCGCATCCGCAGGGATAA
- the bchL gene encoding ferredoxin:protochlorophyllide reductase (ATP-dependent) iron-sulfur ATP-binding protein produces MKLAVYGKGGIGKSTTSCNISVALARRGKKVLQIGCDPKHDSTFTLTGFLIPTIIDTLQEKDYHYEDVWPEDVIYKGYGGVDCVEAGGPPAGAGCGGYVVGETVKLLKELNAFDEYDVILFDVLGDVVCGGFAAPLNYADYCMIVTDNGFDALFAANRIAASVREKARTHPLRLAGLIGNRTAKRDLIEKYIEAVPMPVLEVLPLIEDIRVSRVKGKTLFEMAETDPSLNYVCDYYLNIADQILARPEGVVPNDSPDRDLFSLLSDFYLNPHTPKVKTEEEELDLMMV; encoded by the coding sequence GTGAAACTAGCAGTTTATGGAAAAGGTGGAATTGGCAAGTCCACAACGAGCTGTAATATCTCGGTAGCCCTGGCACGACGCGGTAAGAAAGTTCTGCAAATTGGCTGCGACCCCAAGCACGATAGTACTTTTACGTTAACGGGTTTCCTGATTCCAACTATCATCGACACGCTTCAGGAGAAAGACTACCACTACGAAGATGTCTGGCCCGAAGATGTGATTTATAAAGGTTATGGCGGTGTAGATTGTGTTGAAGCAGGCGGTCCCCCAGCAGGAGCTGGATGTGGCGGCTATGTCGTCGGTGAGACGGTGAAACTGCTCAAAGAGCTGAATGCCTTCGATGAGTACGATGTGATTCTGTTCGATGTACTGGGTGATGTGGTCTGTGGTGGTTTTGCCGCACCGCTCAACTATGCCGACTACTGTATGATTGTCACAGACAACGGCTTTGACGCCCTGTTTGCGGCAAATCGGATTGCTGCCTCAGTGCGCGAAAAAGCTCGTACCCATCCCCTGCGCCTGGCTGGTTTGATTGGTAACCGGACTGCTAAGCGGGATTTGATTGAAAAATATATCGAAGCAGTTCCGATGCCCGTTCTGGAAGTGCTGCCCCTAATTGAAGACATTCGGGTTTCCCGTGTCAAGGGCAAAACCCTGTTTGAAATGGCAGAAACCGATCCCTCTCTCAATTACGTCTGCGATTACTACCTCAATATTGCCGACCAAATTCTGGCTCGTCCTGAAGGTGTCGTCCCCAACGATTCACCCGATCGCGACCTGTTCTCCCTACTGTCCGATTTCTACCTCAATCCTCATACACCAAAAGTCAAAACGGAGGAGGAAGAATTGGATCTAATGATGGTCTAA
- a CDS encoding DUF5331 domain-containing protein, with the protein MKYPQENLKFKTQNLKLKFKTPLAVNTQQIRQSVRDKWLSYYKENRQWLSRLGVWVNCDGQRRPSSGFILATLSVLEPQLAHLLPLIVDLSSNPDRIILALGLNFNPEEELEALKAKEANSQNGETPGEISEAKLKMLPAASDEFSLPTPQEAIKVRSQLDESCRGSRDHRD; encoded by the coding sequence ATGAAATACCCCCAGGAAAACTTAAAATTCAAAACTCAAAACTTAAAACTTAAGTTCAAAACTCCATTAGCCGTGAATACCCAGCAGATTCGTCAGTCCGTTCGAGATAAGTGGCTTAGCTACTACAAAGAAAATCGTCAATGGCTCAGCCGTCTGGGCGTTTGGGTTAACTGTGATGGGCAGCGTCGCCCTTCTTCAGGGTTTATCCTGGCGACCCTCTCCGTTTTGGAACCCCAGTTAGCCCATTTGTTGCCGTTGATTGTGGATCTCAGCAGCAATCCCGATCGCATCATCCTTGCCCTGGGGCTGAACTTCAACCCCGAAGAGGAGCTAGAAGCACTCAAAGCGAAGGAAGCAAATTCTCAAAATGGGGAAACCCCTGGTGAGATTTCAGAAGCCAAACTAAAAATGCTGCCTGCCGCCAGCGATGAATTTAGCCTACCGACGCCCCAGGAAGCCATCAAAGTTCGTTCCCAACTGGACGAATCCTGTCGAGGCTCCCGCGACCATCGGGACTAA
- a CDS encoding ferredoxin:protochlorophyllide reductase (ATP-dependent) subunit N — translation MTITDTQPQALNFECETGNYHTFCPISCVAWLYQKIEDSFFLVIGTKTCGYFLQNAMGVMIFAEPRYAMAELEEGDISAQLNDYEELKRLCVQIKRDRNPSVIVWIGTCTTEIIKMDLEGLAPKLEAEIGIPIVVARANGLDYAFTQGEDTVLAAMVNRCPDKAPVAETEQEERNAISKLLNFGRKKEEVAASESEYVEHPPLVLFGSLPDPVVTQLTLELKKQGIKVSGWLPAKRYTELPVIEEGYYVSGVNPFLSRTATTFMRRRKCKLIGAPFPIGPDGTRAWIEKICSVFGIEPKGLDEREAQIWESLEDYVKLVRGKSVFFMGDNLLEISLARFLIRCGMTCPEIGIPYMDKRYQGAELALLEKTCQEMGVPLPTIVEKPDNYNQIQRIKDQGVDLVITGMAHANPLEARGINTKWSVEFTFAQIHGFTNARDILELVTRPLRRNNSLKDLGWDKLVKEEAKV, via the coding sequence ATGACAATTACCGATACCCAACCCCAAGCTTTGAATTTTGAGTGTGAAACGGGTAATTATCATACCTTTTGCCCGATTAGCTGCGTGGCATGGTTGTACCAAAAAATTGAGGATAGCTTTTTCCTGGTGATTGGTACTAAAACCTGTGGTTACTTTTTGCAGAACGCCATGGGAGTGATGATTTTTGCCGAACCCCGCTATGCAATGGCGGAACTAGAAGAAGGTGACATCTCTGCCCAATTGAATGATTACGAAGAACTGAAGCGGCTGTGTGTGCAAATTAAGCGCGATCGCAATCCCAGCGTAATTGTCTGGATTGGCACCTGCACCACCGAAATCATCAAAATGGATCTGGAAGGATTGGCTCCCAAATTAGAAGCAGAAATTGGGATTCCGATCGTCGTTGCCCGCGCCAATGGTCTGGACTATGCCTTTACTCAAGGGGAAGACACCGTGCTGGCAGCAATGGTAAACCGCTGCCCGGACAAAGCCCCTGTTGCTGAAACAGAGCAGGAGGAACGCAATGCCATTTCCAAATTGCTCAACTTTGGACGTAAGAAGGAAGAAGTGGCAGCCTCAGAATCCGAATACGTTGAGCATCCACCCCTGGTTTTGTTTGGTTCCCTGCCCGACCCGGTTGTGACCCAACTGACCCTGGAATTGAAAAAGCAGGGCATTAAGGTTTCCGGTTGGCTCCCTGCTAAGCGATATACAGAACTGCCCGTGATTGAGGAAGGCTATTACGTTTCAGGCGTGAATCCTTTCCTGTCGCGGACGGCAACCACCTTTATGCGTCGCCGTAAGTGTAAGCTGATCGGCGCTCCGTTCCCGATCGGCCCCGATGGCACCCGCGCCTGGATCGAAAAAATTTGTTCGGTGTTTGGGATTGAACCCAAGGGACTGGACGAGCGGGAAGCCCAAATTTGGGAAAGCCTGGAAGATTACGTCAAGTTGGTGCGCGGCAAGTCCGTCTTCTTTATGGGCGATAACCTGCTGGAAATCTCCCTGGCACGCTTCCTGATCCGCTGCGGCATGACCTGCCCCGAAATTGGCATTCCCTATATGGACAAGCGCTACCAGGGAGCAGAACTGGCACTCCTGGAAAAAACCTGCCAGGAAATGGGTGTCCCGTTGCCGACGATCGTTGAAAAACCCGATAATTACAACCAGATCCAACGGATCAAAGACCAGGGCGTTGACCTGGTGATTACAGGGATGGCCCACGCCAACCCGCTGGAAGCCCGTGGCATCAACACCAAGTGGTCGGTGGAGTTTACCTTTGCCCAAATCCACGGTTTCACCAATGCCCGCGACATCCTGGAACTGGTCACCCGCCCCCTGCGTCGGAATAATTCCCTCAAGGATCTGGGCTGGGACAAATTGGTGAAGGAAGAAGCGAAAGTTTAG
- a CDS encoding DUF1257 domain-containing protein, with protein MTDLELLKLSLGQLGFTVLVDSDVRGYDGQKVKADIVAVLEGNYDLGWSLNMDGSFDLIADAGGVSDRHNYAELINLINNQYARNASV; from the coding sequence ATGACAGACTTGGAACTCCTGAAGCTGTCTCTTGGGCAACTAGGCTTTACGGTACTGGTTGATAGTGATGTTCGTGGTTACGACGGGCAAAAAGTAAAAGCCGATATTGTTGCAGTTCTAGAAGGAAATTATGACCTTGGTTGGTCGTTGAATATGGATGGTTCCTTCGATTTGATTGCTGACGCTGGAGGAGTATCTGATCGACACAACTATGCTGAGCTGATCAACTTGATTAATAACCAATACGCCCGTAACGCATCTGTCTGA
- a CDS encoding type II toxin-antitoxin system VapC family toxin, which produces MYLLDTNHCSYIINNTPSVITALRSRSINEIGVSIITYGELLYMTEKSERKAQNLAAVQVFLANVDLYFIDEETAILYSQLKTAVFNQFAPKVKNKRRSTSVGDLGFVIMISGL; this is translated from the coding sequence ATGTATCTCCTGGATACCAATCATTGCAGCTACATCATCAATAACACTCCTAGCGTCATCACTGCATTGCGTTCTCGTTCTATCAACGAAATCGGTGTTAGCATCATCACGTATGGTGAACTACTCTACATGACCGAAAAATCAGAACGAAAAGCTCAAAACCTTGCAGCGGTTCAAGTTTTTCTAGCAAATGTTGATTTATACTTCATTGATGAAGAAACCGCCATTCTCTACAGTCAACTCAAAACGGCAGTTTTCAATCAATTTGCGCCTAAAGTTAAAAATAAACGCCGAAGTACAAGCGTTGGAGATTTAGGATTTGTGATCATGATCTCTGGATTGTAG
- a CDS encoding type II toxin-antitoxin system RelE family toxin produces MNFLTPQYQLRVGGIRVLYDVVEQVVEILAVESQKTLYQRDLVD; encoded by the coding sequence TTGAATTTTCTTACGCCCCAATATCAATTAAGGGTTGGTGGTATTCGAGTTTTGTATGATGTGGTGGAACAAGTCGTTGAGATTCTGGCAGTTGAGTCACAGAAGACATTGTATCAGCGAGATCTGGTTGACTAG
- a CDS encoding DUF29 family protein, translating into MTQIKAGKFDAIDLESLIEEIEGLAGRDQRRA; encoded by the coding sequence GTGACTCAGATCAAAGCTGGAAAATTTGACGCGATCGATCTTGAGAGCTTGATAGAGGAGATTGAAGGTTTGGCAGGACGCGATCAGCGGAGGGCATAG
- a CDS encoding adenylate/guanylate cyclase domain-containing protein, translated as MRQVYYLPDDRLIEPGQESFTLLDVSLEAGIPHTHVCGGNARCSTCRVLVTEGLEYCSPRNLAEQALAQRLNFTPEVRLACQTEIVCEGKIALRRLSLDAHDIGMFHDEAFGKVAPSFKGLEQQIAILFADIRGFTSFSEALLPYDVIYVLDRYFQLMNQEIQRHGGIINVYMGDGLMALFGIENPDRAVERAVRAGLDMLDALERLNPSLEALYHHRLRIGIGIHYGNTVIGTIGDPKNPKWTAISDAVNLASRIETANKTLGTTLLISEDAYNEVKDQVVVNQSFLVKIPGKSGEYKLYEAIGASPVMGYKQEERSPLPAQPPTLLQRWMLHLRHLIRKFLR; from the coding sequence ATGCGTCAAGTCTACTATCTGCCCGACGATCGCCTGATTGAACCGGGGCAGGAATCGTTTACATTACTCGATGTTTCGTTGGAAGCGGGCATCCCCCATACCCATGTGTGTGGGGGTAATGCCCGTTGCTCGACGTGCAGAGTGTTGGTTACGGAAGGGTTGGAATACTGTAGTCCCCGCAATCTGGCGGAGCAGGCTTTGGCGCAACGGTTGAATTTTACGCCAGAGGTGCGGCTTGCCTGTCAGACCGAGATTGTGTGTGAGGGCAAAATTGCCCTGCGGCGGCTGTCTCTAGATGCCCATGATATCGGCATGTTCCATGATGAAGCGTTTGGCAAAGTTGCCCCTAGTTTCAAAGGCTTGGAGCAGCAAATCGCGATTCTATTTGCCGACATTCGGGGATTCACTTCTTTCTCAGAAGCGCTTCTGCCCTACGACGTGATTTATGTCCTCGATCGCTATTTCCAACTGATGAACCAGGAAATTCAGCGTCATGGAGGCATCATCAACGTTTACATGGGCGATGGGTTAATGGCACTGTTTGGCATCGAAAATCCCGATCGGGCAGTGGAACGGGCAGTCAGAGCCGGACTGGATATGCTGGATGCACTGGAGCGGTTGAATCCTTCCCTGGAAGCGCTCTATCACCATCGGTTGCGAATTGGGATTGGGATTCACTACGGCAATACGGTGATTGGAACGATCGGCGACCCTAAAAACCCGAAATGGACTGCGATCAGCGATGCGGTCAATCTTGCCAGCCGGATTGAAACTGCAAACAAAACCCTTGGCACCACCCTTCTGATTTCTGAGGATGCCTACAACGAGGTCAAGGATCAGGTTGTGGTAAATCAGTCCTTTCTGGTGAAAATTCCTGGGAAAAGTGGTGAGTATAAGCTTTATGAGGCGATCGGTGCATCTCCTGTAATGGGTTATAAACAGGAGGAACGATCGCCCTTACCCGCTCAGCCGCCAACACTCCTACAACGATGGATGCTGCATCTTCGCCATCTAATTCGGAAATTTCTTCGTTAG
- the rsmD gene encoding 16S rRNA (guanine(966)-N(2))-methyltransferase RsmD: protein MSLRIYGNRQLKTLSGQDTRPTPSLVREALFNIWQGTIADCRWLDLCTGSGAMGAEALCRGAALAVGIERSPRGCAIIRENWQQVANPDQTFQILRGDVRQRIKTLEGQQFDRIYFDPPYASDLYKPVIEAIAHYQLLAPEGELAVEHRGDQLDLPIPSSLEICRQKAYGNIALTFYSRSQESGIRSQEKTGHSPMTNDK from the coding sequence ATGAGTTTAAGAATTTATGGTAATCGCCAGCTTAAAACGCTTTCAGGACAAGATACTCGTCCCACACCTTCTCTAGTACGAGAGGCGCTGTTTAACATTTGGCAGGGGACGATCGCAGATTGCCGCTGGCTTGATCTATGTACGGGTAGTGGTGCAATGGGAGCAGAAGCCCTCTGTCGGGGGGCGGCGTTAGCAGTGGGAATTGAGCGATCGCCCCGTGGCTGTGCCATTATTCGGGAAAATTGGCAGCAGGTTGCAAACCCAGACCAAACCTTTCAGATACTGCGAGGGGATGTGCGCCAGCGGATCAAAACATTGGAGGGTCAGCAGTTTGACCGGATTTATTTTGATCCACCCTACGCCAGTGACTTGTATAAACCTGTGATTGAAGCGATCGCCCACTACCAGCTTTTGGCACCCGAAGGAGAACTGGCGGTAGAGCATCGCGGCGATCAATTAGATTTGCCGATTCCATCCTCTCTAGAAATTTGTCGTCAGAAGGCTTACGGTAACATAGCCCTGACATTTTATAGCAGGAGTCAGGAGTCAGGAATCAGGAGTCAGGAGAAAACAGGACATAGCCCAATGACAAATGACAAATGA
- a CDS encoding type II toxin-antitoxin system RelN family antitoxin — protein sequence MKAIKVMATVDQQGQLALDTPLLINQNSRVEVTVLIPEASESDEDDEPKEMVLESLRQSLQDANVGRTRPISEFGFNASTSRLSSEYKKRSPKGACFSKLFA from the coding sequence ATGAAAGCAATTAAAGTGATGGCAACTGTTGACCAGCAGGGACAGTTGGCTTTAGATACGCCGTTGTTAATTAATCAAAATAGCCGAGTCGAAGTGACTGTGCTGATTCCAGAGGCGTCCGAAAGCGATGAAGACGATGAACCGAAAGAGATGGTATTAGAGAGCTTACGGCAGTCTTTGCAGGATGCCAACGTGGGAAGGACTCGTCCGATCTCTGAATTTGGCTTTAACGCTTCAACATCGCGTTTGAGTTCAGAATACAAAAAACGCTCCCCGAAGGGAGCGTGCTTTTCCAAGCTATTTGCTTAG
- the psbA gene encoding photosystem II q(b) protein, whose amino-acid sequence MTTTLQRRESGNAWDRFCEWVTSTDNRVYVGWFGVIMVPTLLTATICYIIAFVAAPPVDIDGIREPVAGSLIYGNNIISGAVVPSSNAIGLHLYPIWEAASLDEWLYNGGPYQLIVCHFLIGIFCWMGRQWELSYRLGMRPWICVAYSAPVSAATAVFLIYPIGQGSFSDGMPLGISGTFNFMFVFQAEHNILMHPFHMLGVIGVFGGSLFSAMHGSLVTSSLVRETTESESQNYGYKFGQEEETYNIVAAHGYFGRLIFQYASFNNSRALHFFLGAFPVICIWFTAMGISTMAFNLNGFNFNQSVLDSQGRVVNTWADVLNRSNLGMEVMHERNAHNFPLDLASGEATPVALQAPAING is encoded by the coding sequence ATGACAACGACATTACAAAGACGCGAAAGCGGTAATGCATGGGATCGGTTTTGTGAGTGGGTAACCAGCACCGACAACCGCGTTTACGTGGGTTGGTTTGGTGTCATCATGGTTCCCACCCTGCTGACCGCTACCATCTGCTACATCATTGCCTTTGTTGCTGCTCCCCCCGTTGACATCGATGGGATTCGTGAGCCAGTCGCAGGCTCCCTGATCTATGGCAACAACATCATCTCCGGTGCAGTAGTGCCCTCGTCTAATGCGATCGGCCTACACCTATACCCCATCTGGGAAGCCGCTTCTCTGGATGAATGGCTATACAACGGTGGTCCTTACCAGCTCATTGTTTGCCACTTCTTAATTGGCATCTTCTGCTGGATGGGTCGTCAGTGGGAACTGAGCTACCGTCTGGGTATGCGCCCCTGGATTTGTGTTGCTTACAGTGCTCCTGTATCTGCTGCAACCGCTGTCTTCCTGATCTACCCCATTGGGCAAGGTTCTTTCTCTGATGGCATGCCTCTGGGTATTTCTGGAACCTTTAACTTCATGTTTGTGTTCCAGGCTGAGCACAACATCCTGATGCACCCCTTCCACATGTTGGGAGTCATTGGTGTGTTTGGTGGTTCCTTGTTCTCCGCCATGCACGGTTCTCTCGTCACCTCTTCTCTGGTGCGGGAAACAACCGAGTCTGAGTCCCAGAACTATGGCTACAAGTTCGGACAAGAGGAAGAAACCTACAACATCGTTGCCGCTCACGGTTACTTTGGTCGGTTGATCTTCCAATATGCCAGCTTCAACAACTCCCGTGCGCTGCACTTCTTCCTGGGTGCATTCCCCGTGATTTGTATCTGGTTTACCGCTATGGGCATCAGCACGATGGCGTTTAACCTGAATGGGTTCAACTTCAACCAATCAGTGCTTGACTCCCAAGGTCGGGTTGTTAACACCTGGGCTGATGTGCTGAACCGCTCCAACCTGGGTATGGAAGTGATGCACGAGCGCAACGCTCACAACTTCCCCCTGGACCTGGCTTCTGGTGAAGCAACCCCCGTTGCCCTGCAAGCTCCTGCAATCAACGGTTAA
- a CDS encoding potassium channel family protein, with product MNLDRQISTQARIEEQYRRIQQELTGGAVALVGVFWLGTIWYHLIEGWRWVDAAYMTMITLATVGFLEVQPLGDRGRLFTMSLILLGVISIGYIVNRFTEALIQGYFQAGLRIQRQRRIMEALSGHYIICGFGRMGRQAALEFQSEGVRFVVTDSQSDPIHAAQELGFPALQGDATLDETLLKLGVERAVCIIAALPSDAENLYTVLSAKTLNPMIRAIARASNEEALQKLQRAGADAVISPYITGGKRMAAAALRPQVMDFVDGILTGTDRTFYMEEFQLDASTCPHVGESLREAKLRSQSGALVLAIRRSDGTLISGPNADTTLMQGDQLICMGTAEQLRRLNQILCPIRSDSPRPPRHGQ from the coding sequence GTGAATCTAGACAGGCAGATTAGCACCCAGGCAAGGATTGAGGAGCAATATCGGCGAATTCAGCAGGAGTTAACAGGTGGGGCGGTTGCCCTTGTAGGAGTTTTTTGGCTAGGAACCATCTGGTACCACCTGATAGAGGGCTGGCGCTGGGTTGATGCTGCCTACATGACGATGATTACCCTGGCAACGGTCGGCTTCCTGGAGGTTCAACCGCTGGGCGATCGGGGTCGCCTGTTCACCATGAGCCTGATTTTGCTGGGAGTTATCAGTATTGGCTACATTGTCAACCGATTTACAGAAGCTCTGATTCAGGGCTATTTTCAAGCAGGGCTGAGGATTCAGCGACAGCGACGAATTATGGAAGCACTCTCTGGACATTACATTATTTGTGGCTTTGGTCGGATGGGACGACAGGCTGCCCTGGAGTTTCAGTCAGAAGGGGTTCGCTTTGTTGTCACCGATTCCCAATCCGATCCCATTCATGCTGCTCAGGAACTGGGGTTCCCCGCACTTCAGGGTGACGCGACCCTGGACGAAACTCTGCTCAAACTGGGAGTGGAACGGGCAGTCTGTATCATTGCAGCGTTGCCCTCCGATGCTGAAAACCTTTACACAGTTCTTTCGGCAAAGACACTAAATCCCATGATTCGGGCGATCGCCCGTGCCAGCAACGAAGAAGCCCTACAAAAGCTTCAGCGGGCTGGAGCCGATGCTGTGATTTCTCCTTACATCACCGGGGGCAAACGGATGGCAGCGGCTGCCCTGCGCCCACAGGTGATGGATTTTGTCGATGGTATTTTGACCGGAACCGATCGCACATTCTATATGGAAGAATTTCAGCTTGATGCCAGTACTTGCCCCCATGTCGGCGAAAGCCTGAGGGAAGCTAAGTTGCGATCGCAGTCGGGTGCTTTGGTGTTGGCAATCCGACGCAGCGATGGCACCCTAATTAGTGGCCCCAATGCCGACACCACCTTAATGCAGGGCGATCAGCTAATTTGCATGGGCACAGCCGAACAACTCCGCCGCCTGAACCAGATCCTCTGCCCAATTCGCTCCGATTCACCGCGACCGCCAAGACATGGGCAGTGA
- a CDS encoding glycogen debranching protein, translating to MAIWVNEQIDPSGLIYSCIACYDKDQAQECNRSFEENLTEFQKESGWIVRMRTVESWDDVPVNALKLD from the coding sequence GTGGCTATTTGGGTGAACGAACAAATTGATCCATCAGGTCTAATCTATTCCTGTATTGCTTGTTATGACAAAGACCAGGCACAGGAGTGCAATCGATCGTTTGAGGAGAATTTAACCGAGTTTCAGAAGGAATCCGGTTGGATTGTCAGAATGCGAACCGTGGAGTCCTGGGATGATGTTCCTGTAAATGCGTTGAAGCTGGATTAG
- a CDS encoding endonuclease/exonuclease/phosphatase family protein codes for MPDIKEQMTDRLLRKFIPPYRFIRIQANTIDRNHVHQTALDNLSIRILNWNIAKNNHDPIWLKDFHKILEQYQPDLIFLQEVRLGTEAEHAVHLSDMSWSFAPNFIDAHHNAYAGILTAAKTNPQISQAIVTEHHEPIVKTPKVSLVTLYPLLHQSEKLLAINSHLINFVSYNKFQTQLHQLETILSQHQGPIIFAGDFNVWNWTRAALLDQVVARLQLIPTTFAPNDRKNIKRFLLSPPLDYIFYRGLRQKKANTKVLNHISSSDHKPMLAEFSCLS; via the coding sequence ATGCCTGACATTAAAGAACAAATGACCGATCGCCTGTTAAGGAAATTCATTCCACCCTATCGGTTTATTCGGATTCAGGCAAACACCATCGATCGCAACCACGTCCACCAAACAGCACTGGATAACCTTTCAATTCGGATTCTCAATTGGAATATTGCTAAAAATAACCACGACCCCATTTGGTTAAAGGACTTTCACAAAATTCTGGAGCAGTATCAGCCCGATTTGATTTTTTTACAGGAAGTTCGGTTAGGAACAGAAGCAGAACATGCCGTTCATTTGTCAGATATGAGTTGGAGTTTTGCCCCCAATTTCATTGATGCTCACCATAACGCCTATGCTGGAATTTTGACCGCTGCAAAAACAAATCCGCAAATTAGTCAGGCGATCGTTACCGAACACCACGAGCCAATTGTTAAAACCCCTAAGGTCTCCCTCGTCACCCTTTATCCCCTATTGCACCAATCAGAAAAACTTCTGGCAATTAATAGCCATCTCATCAACTTTGTCAGCTACAACAAATTTCAAACACAGCTTCATCAACTCGAAACGATTCTTTCCCAACATCAAGGACCAATCATATTTGCAGGCGATTTTAATGTCTGGAATTGGACAAGAGCAGCCCTGCTCGATCAGGTAGTTGCTCGCTTACAATTAATTCCAACTACCTTTGCCCCCAACGATCGCAAAAACATCAAACGGTTTCTCCTCTCCCCACCCCTGGACTATATTTTTTACCGAGGATTGAGGCAGAAAAAAGCAAATACGAAAGTTCTCAATCATATTTCCTCCTCCGACCACAAACCCATGCTTGCAGAGTTTTCATGCTTATCGTAG